A window of Chaetodon auriga isolate fChaAug3 chromosome 2, fChaAug3.hap1, whole genome shotgun sequence contains these coding sequences:
- the sys1 gene encoding protein SYS1 homolog gives MASHFRSYIWDPVLIVSQIVLMQCIYYSFLGLWLAGVDSLVQSNRSLDQIFSYDVLGFATMQGRLSMMAFILNSLTCALGLWFFIRRGKQCLDFTVTVHFFHMIGCWIYNAHLPAALSWWLVNVACMALMAVIGEYLCMRTELRAIPVNSGPKSNL, from the exons ATGGCCAGTCACTTCCGTAGTTACATCTGGGACCCGGTCCTCATCGTGAGTCAGATTGTGTTGATGCAGTGCATCTACTACAGCTTTCTGGGCCTGTGGTTGGCTGGAGTGGACAGTTTGGTGCAAAGTAATCGGTCACTGGACCAGATCTTCAGCTATGAC GTTCTCGGTTTTGCAACAATGCAGGGCAGACTCTCAATGATGGCATTCATCTTGAACTCTCTCACCTG CGCCCTCGGTCTGTGGTTCTTCATCCGTCGAGGGAAACAGTGCCTGGACTTCACAGTCACTGTGCACTTCTTCCATATGATCGGCTGCTGGATCTATAATGCTCATCTTCCGGCGGCCTTGTCCTGGTGGCTTGTCAATGTAGCCTGCATGGCATTGATGGCTGTAATTGGAGAGTACTTGTGCATGCGGACTGAGCTCAGGGCTATTCCAGTCAATAGTGGACCCAAATCTAACCTGTGA
- the LOC143331446 gene encoding bile acid-CoA:amino acid N-acyltransferase-like, whose amino-acid sequence MLRVHMSVTAIRQLIGVKTVQCASVCRSVACLHRAGGGVRWKSSYKQAPLLTATPVRGLIDEQISIKGRFLRPHCPVTVCAQMHSEDGDLWEAFAHYNTKADGTIDLTRDHSVGGTYLGCEPMGLFWGLQPAPGAREGLRLRKKNVETPFVVLMSLLEGHVSPSEGQSTELAAVTTERWYMAPGVRRIDIRQDGLVGTLFLPPGPGPFPAMLDLWGMGGGLVEYRSALFASRGYASLSLAYIGHKELPGPQNKLNVDDLYFKSAYHFLQDHDQVCGDRVGIIGLSFGVFLTLRLATQSGLKPSCVICINGPIGSTISLPGGRSVSFEERNSKYWTYNDQGHVSFKDISLPANISPESKVKLEFLASPLMCIVGEDDLSTSNIENADVIEETLRNVGKSHLLTRLSYPGAGHLIEPPYTPNSRASLWSVKPKKLITLWGGQLAPHAAAQEDAWKKILDFMESHLRQ is encoded by the exons ATGTTGAGAGTACATATGAGTGTGACAGCAATACGGCAGCTCATAGGAGTGAAGACAGTACAATGTGCCAGTGTATGCAGGAGTGTGGCATGTTTGCATCGTGCTGGGG GTGGAGTTCGGTGGAAGAGCAGCTATAAACAAGCCCCTCTATTGACAGCTACTCCTGTTCGAGGCCTCATAGATGAGCAGATCAGCATTAAAGGGCGTTTCCTGCGTCCACACTGTCCTGTCACAGTGTGCGCACAAATGCACAGTGAGGATGGTGACCTGTGGGAGGCATTCGCCCACTATAATACAAAAGCAGACGGCACTATCGACT TGACCAGGGATCATTCAGTCGGGGGCACGTATTTGGGCTGTGAGCCGATGGGACTGTTCTGGGGACTGCAGCCGGCTCCTGGTGCAAGAGAAGGCTTGAG gctgaggaaaaaaaatgtagagACTCCATTCGTTGTGCTCATGTCCTTATTGGAGGGCCACGTTTCACCCAGTGAGGGACAGAGCACAGAGCTGGCTGCCGTAACTACTGAGCGCTGGTACATGGCACCCGGCGTACGGAGGATAGACATTCGGCAGGATGGGTTGGTAGGGACGTTGTTTTTACCACCCG GCCCAGGCCCGTTTCCTGCCATGTTGGACCTGTGGGGAATGGGTGGAGGACTGGTGGAGTACCGCTCTGCCCTGTTTGCATCCAGAGGCTATGCTAGCCTGTCCCTTGCCTACATAGGGCACAAAGAATTGCCTGGTCCACAAAACAAGTTGAATGTTGACGATTtatatttcaag tcCGCATACCACTTTCTTCAAGATCATGATCAGGTCTGCGGTGACAGAGTTGGGATCATTGGTCTCTCTTTTGGAGTCTTCTTGACACTTCGACTTGCCACTCAGTCTGGTCTCAAA CCTTCCTGTGTGATTTGTATCAATGGTCCCATCGGAAGTACCATCAGTCTTCCAGGTGGTCGAAGTGTATCGTTTGAAGAAAG GAACAGTAAATATTGGACGTACAACGATCAAGGCCACGTCAGTTTCAAAGACATCTCTTTGCCTGCTAACATTTCCCCTGAGAGCAAAGTGAAG cTGGAGTTCCTCGCCTCTCCATTAATGTGCATAGTGGGTGAAGATGACCTGAGCACTTCAAACATAGAGAACGCAGATGTG ATCGAGGAGACCCTGAGGAATGTGGGTAAATCCCATTTGCTCACCCGTTTGTCCTACCCCGGTGCTGGTCACCTGATTGAACCACCGTACACACCGAATTCACGAGCGTCACTGTGGTCCGTCAAACCGAAGAAAC TGATCACTCTGTGGGGAGGTCAGCTTGCACCCCACGCTGCTGCCCAGGAAGACGCCTGGAAGAAGATCCTGGATTTCATGGAAAGTCATCTGAGACAGTGA
- the LOC143327396 gene encoding protein S100-B-like → MSITTPSYEYEVGIDLNCLVQASAEKMSDLESGMVTIIRVFHKYSGHKCKLKKAELKALIDNEMSNFIMKIQENETLDELFADLDQNGDLEIDFKEFIGLIAMVTSACQELFTTNYRND, encoded by the exons ATGTCCATCACAACACCCTCATATGAGTATGAAGTTGGGATTGATTTAAACTGTTTGGTGCAGGCTTCAGCAGAGAAGATGTCAGACCTAGAGAGTGGCATGGTCACGATTATCCGAGTTTTCCACAAATACTCGGGTCACAAgtgcaagctgaagaaagcagagcTTAAAGCGCTCATCGACAACGAGATGAGTAATTTCATAATG AAAATCCAAGAGAATGAAACTCTGGACGAGCTCTTTGCTGACCTCGACCAGAACGGAGACCTGGAGATCGACTTCAAGGAGTTCATCGGCCTCATCGCCATGGTCACCTCAGCATGCCAAGAACTCTTCACCACAAACTACCGTAATGATTGA